The Limnospira fusiformis SAG 85.79 genomic interval GTTACAGGGGGCTACCACCACTAGGGGATTATCTAAAAAGGGTTTTGTACAAAGGTCTATATCTTCGGGCGGTAGACTTAGTATATATAGATCATCTTTATTTTCCAGCATCCGTTGGGTAATCTGTTGGTGATTGATCACCTGTAGGGCAATATCAATGGCTGGGTAGTTTTGACAAAAAGACCCTAACAGTCTGGGAATAACGTATTTAGCTGTGGTGACTACTGATAAACTTAATCGTCCCTGTTTAGCGCCTTTCAGGTCAGCAATGGTCATATCGAAATGTTCCAGGCGCTGGAAAATATCGTGACAGGTCGCTTGTAACTCCTGACCCGCATCAGTAAGATAAAGTTGTTTGCCAATTTGCTCAAATAGTGGTAGTCCCACCGCTTGCGATAGATGTTTGACTTGACTTGAGACAGTGGGTTGGGTGATCAATAACTCTTCTGCTGCGCGAGTGAAGCTACCGTGACGCGCTACGGCTTCAAAAACCTTTAACTGATGCAGTGTGGCCTGAATCACCAGCTTTGTCCTCCAAGTAATGGGCGATGATTGTACTATTGATTTAAGTCTATCAAAATATAGATAATATACAATAGATTGACACTGATATAATTACCTATATCGGTTATAGCAGTTCCTGGATCATAAGGGGGCAGAAAGCCTTTTTTCGGCTGGGACTAATTCCTGAGCCTGTATAACTCATGGGTATGGAGGGGCGATCGAGATTTTTGATCGCGATCGCTCAGATCCCAACCCTAAAACTTTCATATAGATTATATTTACAATACTTAATATTTTTTTTAGCCATTTAGTGATATAGATATTTTTTCCCAGATACCCGATATGTGGTTTTGCAAAGAAATATAAACAAATGTAATGGAAATATTAACAATATTAAAGGTTGACTGAAGCCATTTATTGATAGTATTTTAATCAATCGGCAAATAGCCGGAAATTTAAAGAGCGATTCCTCAGAAGGGAGATATAAAGGAGTTATGTCTTACTCTCAAACTCAAACCAAATCGAAAGCCGGATATCAGGCTGGTGTAAAAGACTATAAGCTGACGTATTACACGCCGGATTATACGCCCAAAGATACAGACATTCTGGCCGCGTTCCGTGTTTCTCCTCAACCGGGAGTTCCCCCGGAAGAAGCGGGAGCAGCAGTAGCAGCAGAATCTTCGACCGGAACTTGGACAACTGTATGGACTGACCTGTTAACAGACCTCGATCGCTACAAAGGTCGTTGCTACCACATCGAACCAGTACCCGGCGAAGACAATCAATATTTCTGCTTTGTTGCCTATCCGCTGGATCTGTTTGAAGAAGGTTCCGTTACCAATATGTTAACCTCCATCGTGGGTAACGTATTTGGATTTAAGGCTCTGCGGGGCTTGCGGTTGGAAGATATGCGGATTCCAATTGCTTACCTGAAAACCTTCCAAGGCCCTCCCCACGGTATCACCGTTGAGCGGGACAAATTGAATAAATACGGTCGTCCTCTGTTGGGTTGCACCATCAAACCTAAACTGGGTCTGTCGGCTAAAAACTACGGTCGTGCGGTTTATGAGTGTCTGCGTGGCGGTCTGGACTTCACCAAAGACGACGAAAACATCAACTCTCAGCCGTTCATGCGCTGGCGCGATCGCTTCCTATTTGTACAAGAGGCGATCGAAAAATCCCAAGCTGAAACCAACGAAATTAAGGGTCACTACCTAAACGTAACAGCCCCCACCTGCGAAGAAATGATGAAACGGGCGGAATTTGCCAAAGAAATCGGCACCCCCATCATCATGCACGACTTCTTCACCGCTGGCTTTACCGCCAACACCACCCTAGCTCGTTGGTGCCGTGATAATGGTCTGTTGCTGCACATTCACCGCGCTATGCACGCTGTGGTTGACCGTCAACGTAACCACGGTATCCACTTCCGGGTTCTCGCCAAGTGTCTGCGGATGTCCGGTGGTGACCACCTGCACTCCGGTACAGTTGTAGGTAAACTCGAAGGTGAAAAAGGTATCACCATGGGTTTTGTAGACCTGATGCGGGAAGACCACATCGAAGAAGATCGTTCTCGTGGTATCTTCTTTACCCAAGATTGGGCTTCTATGCCTGGTGTAATGCCGGTTGCTTCCGGTGGTATTCACGTTTGGCATATGCCAGCTCTGGTGGAAATCTTCGGTGATGATTCCTGCTTGCAGTTCGGTGGTGGTACTTTGGGACACCCCTGGGGTAATGCTCCTGGTGCAACTGCTAACCGTGTGGCTCTCGAAGCCTGTATCCAAGCTCGTAACGAAGGCCGCAACCTGTTCCGTGAAGGCGGCGACGTGATTCGTGAGGCTTGCAAGTGGAGTCCTGAGCTGGCTGTGGCTTGCGAACTTTGGAAAGAAATCAAGTTCGAGTTCGAGGCCATGGACACCCTGTAGGTTTCCTCAGATTTTGAGAAGTGATTTTGGATTGGGCAACTCCTCTAACTTGACAATTTTGGAGAGCTACGGATACAACTCAATCCAATATCTCAAACTTGAAGTCTTAACAGAGGGTTGGTGTCGGAACATGGATATCAAAAAAGTTGCTAAGGACACGACCAAGGTACTGACAAGTTACCTAACCTACCAAGCTGTAATCATCATCACCAACCAATTGACAGAGACTAACCCTGGTTTAGCTATCTGGCTAAGTGATTTTTCCTCTCAGGGGAAAATCCAGGATGGTGAGGCTTATCTTGAGGAACTGTTACAGGAAAATCAAGAACTGGCTTTCCGAGTGATGACCGTCCGAGATCATCTCGCTGAAGAGGTGGCGGGTTATCTACCGGAGATGGTTCGGCAGGGGATTCAGCAGGGAAATATGGCACATCGCCGCCAGTACCTGGAACGAATGACGCAACTCACTACTTCAGAGACTAACCCTCCCGACTAAGGTCGGAGCCTAAATAATTAATTTCAACAACTACCCTGGAAAATCACAATGCAAACACTACCAAAAGAGCGCCGTTACGAAACTCTGTCCTATTTACCCCCTCTGACTGATGCTCAGACCCAGAAACAGCTTCAGTATATTCTTGAGCAAGGCTTTATTGCTGGGGTAGAATTCAGCGAATCCTCTGCGCCTGAGCAACACTACTGGACTCTGTGGAAGTTGCCTCTGTTTAATGCAACTTCCGTTCGCGAAGTTATGGCGGAAATCGACGAATGCCGTCGGGAATATCCTAAGTGCTTTATCCGCGTTATGGGTTTTGATAACGTGAAGCAGTGCCAAGTTCTCAGCTTTATCGTTCACCGTCCCACTGGCTCACTGTACTAAATCACCCGCTAAAATTTAATCTAGGATTAGGCTAACCGCCAATTTCTAAAATTTTGAGGCAGGGGTGACTCCCTGCCTTTATGATATTGGTAGAATCGATAAAAACCCTTAACCACAGGAATGCTCTACCAACCAAAGGTGTTTACAGGTGGTCTACCCCGTCGCCTGGTTATTCTGTTAATGATCGTGATTGTCCTGGGGGTGTTGTTTCGTTTTGCGAGTCTCGATCGCAAACTATATTCCCATGATGAAGTTTTTACCAATTTGCGATCGGCTGGTTTTACCCGGGAACAGGTAGATCAGCAATTGTTCAGCGATCGCATTTTTACCCCCTCAGAAGTCCTAGAATATCAACGCCTCAAACCCGATAGCACCGCCGCCGATACTCTCGCATCTCTGCATAGAAACCCCCATCATCCCCCCCTATATTATCTCATGGCTAGGGGTTGGATGCGAGGCTTTGGCAGTTCGATTTTAGCTTCCCGTCTTTTACCCGCCGTCATTAGTTTAATATCCTTACCGCTTATTTATGCCTTAGCTTGGGAATTATTTCAATCTCCGCTAATTTCCCTCATGGCTACCGCTTTACTAGCTGTTTCTCCGGTGGATGTATTATTAGCGCAAACCGCTCGTCAATACAGCTTAATGACGGCTTTAATTATCGCCTCTAGTCTCATGTTACTCAAGGGGAGTCGGACTAACAATTGGCTGTGGTGGTTGGGTTATGTAATCACCTGCACTTTGGGACTATATACCCATTTATTTTTTGGATTAGTTATAGCTAGTCATATCGGTTGGGGAATCTTGATTTTTGGGTCAGAACCGAGACGGAATTATAAACCACGTCTGTCTTTGTTTTTCATTCAGTTGGGGATATCTATATGTTTAACTTTGGTTCTTTATCTCCCCTGGATAACTGTTATTATCCATAATTGGGAACAGGCTCAAACCTTAACCAGTTGGACTCAGCAATCGATGAGTTTACTGGATTTATCCAAGTTTTGGCTGCTCAGTTTTACGTCGGTTTTAGTTGATATTGACTTTGGCTTTAACAGCTTCTGGACGTATTTATTTAGGCTGCCGTTTTTACTGCTCATTATTTATGCTCTGTATTATGTAAGTGAAACCAATGATAGTCAAACCGGATTGTTTATTTTAACTGCCATTTGGATACCGTTTATCCTGCTGGTTTTACCAGATTTATTATGGGGAGGACAACGTTCCTCTGTCACTCGGTATCTGATCGCTTGTTTTCCGGCTATTCAAATAGCGATCGCTTTTTTATTAGGAACCCACCTTAATAGCGGTCGTAAATCATTATTAGATGGTGAAAAGTTGTGGCTGTGGGTATTAGCCATATTACTAAGTTTTAGTATTATTTCCTTGGGTTTGAGTACAGTTTCATCAACTTGGTGGGATAAAGGTTTAAGCTATTTTAATCATCAAGTGGCTACCGAAATTAATCAAGCCAACTCATCTGTGTTAATTTCCGATGCGGGAAATGGTACTAATACAGGAGATTTAATCTCCCTGAGTTATCTATTAAATAATGATGTGAAACTTATCCTGATGAGTAATCAACCATCATTACAATTAATTCCTGAACAGTCCACCATTTTTGTATTTAGACCTTCTCAGGAATTACAAGAGTTGTTACAGCAAAATTATGGCGACCTTGAGCAAGTCCTGGAGACCCCAGACCTGTGGAAAGTTCAATAATTGCAGAGGAGTTGTAGTCCTATGAAATCTATATTGATGGTTTATCTAATTATTGTTATAATGACAGTAATTGTCAGTATATTTGTGAGAATTTATCAACGAATATCCCATTATAGAACCTTCAAAGATATTAAGCATAATTACAATTACCGCCAACCTAACCAGTGTCTAGTCGGTTTTATTCTTCAACATAAAATCGAGGAAATCACGATGATAACTAATCCGGAAACTACCCCGGGAGTTTTACAATATGGAAAGCGGAAAATCATTGGTGTAATGCGTTATGAAGATGATTATAGACTGATTACCAAAGAATTTGACCAAGATGCAGAAGTGGTTTTGATGAATCCCAAAGTTTTAATATCGTCGAAAATACCTCCTTTGATTCGGATTATTAACCCCCGCAAAAAGAGAAGTTATTACTTTGTGGTTACTGATATATGGGGTAATATAGACCGCCGGAAAACTCGAGAAGTGTTTAATCAACTATCGGCTCATTTTCGGGGTGGAATCATCTCCTATGGTCAACCAACACAAGAGTTAAAAATATTTGTTCAGTCCCTAATAGTGGTGATGTTTATTGGACTGTTGACGACGATTTATAGTAGCTTCAATGC includes:
- a CDS encoding LysR family transcriptional regulator, which codes for MIQATLHQLKVFEAVARHGSFTRAAEELLITQPTVSSQVKHLSQAVGLPLFEQIGKQLYLTDAGQELQATCHDIFQRLEHFDMTIADLKGAKQGRLSLSVVTTAKYVIPRLLGSFCQNYPAIDIALQVINHQQITQRMLENKDDLYILSLPPEDIDLCTKPFLDNPLVVVAPCNHPLVGKTQIPIEALNHEPFIMRESGSGTRRAVQKLFDKSKVSVRVRLELGSNEAIKQAIAGGLGISVLSKHTLNSYGDRGELTTLDVVGFPIQRCWYAAYLNGKQLSVVAQTFLEYLLESGKSN
- a CDS encoding form I ribulose bisphosphate carboxylase large subunit; translated protein: MSYSQTQTKSKAGYQAGVKDYKLTYYTPDYTPKDTDILAAFRVSPQPGVPPEEAGAAVAAESSTGTWTTVWTDLLTDLDRYKGRCYHIEPVPGEDNQYFCFVAYPLDLFEEGSVTNMLTSIVGNVFGFKALRGLRLEDMRIPIAYLKTFQGPPHGITVERDKLNKYGRPLLGCTIKPKLGLSAKNYGRAVYECLRGGLDFTKDDENINSQPFMRWRDRFLFVQEAIEKSQAETNEIKGHYLNVTAPTCEEMMKRAEFAKEIGTPIIMHDFFTAGFTANTTLARWCRDNGLLLHIHRAMHAVVDRQRNHGIHFRVLAKCLRMSGGDHLHSGTVVGKLEGEKGITMGFVDLMREDHIEEDRSRGIFFTQDWASMPGVMPVASGGIHVWHMPALVEIFGDDSCLQFGGGTLGHPWGNAPGATANRVALEACIQARNEGRNLFREGGDVIREACKWSPELAVACELWKEIKFEFEAMDTL
- the rcbX gene encoding RuBisCO chaperone RbcX — its product is MDIKKVAKDTTKVLTSYLTYQAVIIITNQLTETNPGLAIWLSDFSSQGKIQDGEAYLEELLQENQELAFRVMTVRDHLAEEVAGYLPEMVRQGIQQGNMAHRRQYLERMTQLTTSETNPPD
- a CDS encoding ribulose bisphosphate carboxylase small subunit is translated as MQTLPKERRYETLSYLPPLTDAQTQKQLQYILEQGFIAGVEFSESSAPEQHYWTLWKLPLFNATSVREVMAEIDECRREYPKCFIRVMGFDNVKQCQVLSFIVHRPTGSLY
- a CDS encoding glycosyltransferase family 39 protein, with the translated sequence MLYQPKVFTGGLPRRLVILLMIVIVLGVLFRFASLDRKLYSHDEVFTNLRSAGFTREQVDQQLFSDRIFTPSEVLEYQRLKPDSTAADTLASLHRNPHHPPLYYLMARGWMRGFGSSILASRLLPAVISLISLPLIYALAWELFQSPLISLMATALLAVSPVDVLLAQTARQYSLMTALIIASSLMLLKGSRTNNWLWWLGYVITCTLGLYTHLFFGLVIASHIGWGILIFGSEPRRNYKPRLSLFFIQLGISICLTLVLYLPWITVIIHNWEQAQTLTSWTQQSMSLLDLSKFWLLSFTSVLVDIDFGFNSFWTYLFRLPFLLLIIYALYYVSETNDSQTGLFILTAIWIPFILLVLPDLLWGGQRSSVTRYLIACFPAIQIAIAFLLGTHLNSGRKSLLDGEKLWLWVLAILLSFSIISLGLSTVSSTWWDKGLSYFNHQVATEINQANSSVLISDAGNGTNTGDLISLSYLLNNDVKLILMSNQPSLQLIPEQSTIFVFRPSQELQELLQQNYGDLEQVLETPDLWKVQ